A single region of the Homo sapiens chromosome 6 genomic scaffold, GRCh38.p14 alternate locus group ALT_REF_LOCI_1 HSCHR6_MHC_APD_CTG1 genome encodes:
- the HLA-DPA1 gene encoding HLA class II histocompatibility antigen, DP alpha 1 chain isoform X1, translated as MRPEDRMFHIRAVILRALSLAFLLSLRGAGAIKADHVSTYAAFVQTHRPTGEFMFEFDEDEMFYVDLDKKETVWHLEEFGQAFSFEAQGGLANIAILNNNLNTLIQRSNHTQATNDPPEVTVFPKEPVELGQPNTLICHIDKFFPPVLNVTWLCNGELVTEGVAESLFLPRTDYSFHKFHYLTFVPSAEDFYDCRVEHWGLDQPLLKHWGDKISEQKRT; from the exons ATGCGCCCTGAAGACAGAATGTTCCATATCAGAGCTGTGATCTTGAGAGCCCTCTCCTTGGCTTTCCTGCTGAGTCTCCGAGGAGCTGGGGCCATCAAGG CGGACCATGTGTCAACTTATGCCGCGTTTGTACAGACGCATAGACCAACAGGGGagtttatgtttgaatttgatgaAGATGAGATGTTCTATGTGGATCTGGACAAGAAGGAGACCGTCTGGCATCTGGAGGAGTTTGGCCAAGCCTTTTCCTTTGAGGCTCAGGGCGGGCTGGCTAACATTGCTATATTGAACAACAACTTGAATACCTTGATCCAGCGTTCCAACCACACTCAGGCCACCAACG ATCCCCCTGAGGTGACCGTGTTTCCCAAGGAGCCTGTGGAGCTGGGCCAGCCCAACACCCTCATCTGCCACATTGACAAGTTCTTCCCACCAGTGCTCAACGTCACGTGGCTGTGCAACGGGGAGCTGGTCACTGAGGGTGTCGCTGAGAGCCTCTTCCTGCCCAGAACAGATTACAGCTTCCACAAGTTCCATTACCTGACCTTTGTGCCCTCAGCAGAGGACTTCTATGACTGCAGGGTGGAGCACTGGGGCTTGGACCAGCCGCTCCTCAAGCACTGGG GTgacaaaatatctgaacagaAGAGGACTTAG
- the HLA-DPA1 gene encoding HLA class II histocompatibility antigen, DP alpha 1 chain precursor, with translation MRPEDRMFHIRAVILRALSLAFLLSLRGAGAIKADHVSTYAAFVQTHRPTGEFMFEFDEDEMFYVDLDKKETVWHLEEFGQAFSFEAQGGLANIAILNNNLNTLIQRSNHTQATNDPPEVTVFPKEPVELGQPNTLICHIDKFFPPVLNVTWLCNGELVTEGVAESLFLPRTDYSFHKFHYLTFVPSAEDFYDCRVEHWGLDQPLLKHWEAQEPIQMPETTETVLCALGLVLGLVGIIVGTVLIIKSLRSGHDPRAQGTL, from the exons ATGCGCCCTGAAGACAGAATGTTCCATATCAGAGCTGTGATCTTGAGAGCCCTCTCCTTGGCTTTCCTGCTGAGTCTCCGAGGAGCTGGGGCCATCAAGG CGGACCATGTGTCAACTTATGCCGCGTTTGTACAGACGCATAGACCAACAGGGGagtttatgtttgaatttgatgaAGATGAGATGTTCTATGTGGATCTGGACAAGAAGGAGACCGTCTGGCATCTGGAGGAGTTTGGCCAAGCCTTTTCCTTTGAGGCTCAGGGCGGGCTGGCTAACATTGCTATATTGAACAACAACTTGAATACCTTGATCCAGCGTTCCAACCACACTCAGGCCACCAACG ATCCCCCTGAGGTGACCGTGTTTCCCAAGGAGCCTGTGGAGCTGGGCCAGCCCAACACCCTCATCTGCCACATTGACAAGTTCTTCCCACCAGTGCTCAACGTCACGTGGCTGTGCAACGGGGAGCTGGTCACTGAGGGTGTCGCTGAGAGCCTCTTCCTGCCCAGAACAGATTACAGCTTCCACAAGTTCCATTACCTGACCTTTGTGCCCTCAGCAGAGGACTTCTATGACTGCAGGGTGGAGCACTGGGGCTTGGACCAGCCGCTCCTCAAGCACTGGG AGGCCCAAGAGCCAATCCAGATGCCTGAGACAACGGAGACTGTGCTCTGTGCCCTGGGCCTGGTGCTGGGCCTAGTCGGCATCATCGTGGGCACCGTCCTCATCATAAAGTCTCTGCGTTCTGGCCATGACCCCCGGGCCCAGGGGACCCTGTGA